AAATAAGGCTTAGCACTATGTGTAAGAAAAAGGCCTCGGGTGATTATTCAGGCCTTATGTCAAGTGGCCCTTAAAAGTCAAAAGATTTGCGAAAAATGTTGGGTTATGATAAAGTACGGATCATGTATTAAAATATGAGGTTTTCGctaggggtgggcaaaaaactCAAACCGaactgatccaaaccaaaccaactgaagttaaaccgatccaaaccaaaccgtgCTCTTTACATAACCCAATTGGTTCATGTTTTACTCAATCcgaatggtttggtttggtttggtttgggttcaaaccgaaccaaatcgaaccaaaccaataatccaatatatttttatctataaatatatatatatatgtaaacatattgtaaattttagttaaagttttgttttccattttttcttaacttccatatatttaaaaaaaaatccaaatatgattcaaataatcctAATACCTAAAGATTGTActaaaaacaaaacctaaaaactataaGCATCTAAATCGTAGTCATCTCGTTtcgttcatcttctccaattttCTTTCTCTAAATTATGTAACAGATATTATaggatcaataaaaacaaaaaggttgATGCAAATAGTCTTTTAGTTAATAGGTTTTGGAATACTTACAAGTCTTTGTTACGCTAATTAGATTACAAATAGTCTGCTCATTGCTTATTATGTATTTCTTCCTTTGACGTGGTTAAGAGTTTTGTCATCGAgcttgttttttgtttcatagatttttaaagaaaaccaaactaaatctaaaccaaaccgaactaaactgaaccaaactaaacccaaaccgaacccaaatcaAAGCTACTGTGGTTTTAATTGGGTTGAGTTttataaaacccaaattaaccaaaccaaaccgaacccaaaccgaacccgaaactaaacCGATATGCCCACCCCTAGTTTTCGCAACAAGTAAAAtcgaaaaaattaatacatgATCCAGTAatccaatattttaaaattaaaaaaaaaaaactataagaaTCGTGGGGACTTCGAATCCAAGATTCTGATTCAGATTTGTGATccatttttaaagaaataaaaatgattagcATTTGCATCTTCATTATCTCCACGATTAGAAAAGCCAAAcgaaaaggaaaattaaaattaatttttagattttcgTTATCACCGTATATGATCACAAAGCACTGTCACTGACATAAACACCAAGTTTCTTACCAGTTTCCAGAGAATCAATACCAAAGAACAAAAACACACAACTTGTTTCTTAAACTATAAGCAAGATAAAATCATATCAAATCATTTCTTGATACACCGTTATCCTATATGtccatatataaatagaaaacataATGTTACAATCATTATAAAATCTTCATACATTCATACTCTAAGTCTTTTCGATTTGTCAATACTCAATAGTCTCTTTCTTTATCTGTACATTAGGTTTTCTCAGCTGCTTTACTGCACAGAGTATCAATGGAGGAAGAGCTCCATGTTTTAGCAGTAGATGACAATCTCATTGACCGTAAACTTGTGGAGAGAATCCTCAAAATCTCTTCTTGCAAAGGCAAATTATATTTACTCAAACTTCcaatttttttgttccttttaaATTCCAAGAACCAAGATTCTTCTATGTTATAGTATTATGGTAACATTACCtcttaaattttgaaaactgatttacaattttttttctctttgcaGTGACAACAGCAGAAAATGGGATCAGAGCATTGGAGTACTTAGGCTTGGGAGATCCACAACAGACTGATTCACCAAGTACCAACAATGTAAGAATAATCTTCAAGTTATTTAATCCTCAGAGGACAACATTTTGATTGGTTTAGAGAGGATCCAATTGTGTAAATCCAATGACTTTGTGACATTTTGTTGTATTTTTACAGGTTATTAAGGTGAATCTTATCATAACTGATTACTGTATGCCAGGGATGA
The window above is part of the Brassica napus cultivar Da-Ae chromosome C8, Da-Ae, whole genome shotgun sequence genome. Proteins encoded here:
- the LOC106364923 gene encoding two-component response regulator ARR17, which codes for MEEELHVLAVDDNLIDRKLVERILKISSCKVTTAENGIRALEYLGLGDPQQTDSPSTNNVIKVNLIITDYCMPGMTGFELLKIVKQESSNLKEVPVVILSSENIPTRINKCFASGAQMFMQKPLKLSDVEKLKCHLLNCRS